From Methylovorus glucosotrophus:
AAGGCGGCCAATGCCTGCAATGATGCACGGTAATCCCCGGCGGCAAAGGCGGCATCTGCCTGCGGCGTAACACTGGCCAGTGCTTGCGCCAAGGCCTGCTCGGCAGGCTCGACAAGCAGTGATTGATTAATGCTGGCTTGCACATCGCCTTCCGCTTTTTTCAGGATATTGCCAACGCGCTTGTTGGCAGCGGCCAGGCTTTCGGCTTCGGGCAGGGCCGCAAACGCTCTTACAGCTTCCAGGCGCTTGGCAATATCGGATAACTGCTGTGGCTCAAGCGCCAGCACGGCATCGACCTCCTGCACGCTATAGCCTTGTTCACGCAGGCTGCCAGAGAGGCGGTCGTAAATAAAGCCAGCAAGGATCGAAGGAGTCTCTGGGGCGAAGAATGTTGTCGAGCTTGCCCCATTATTTTGAGTAATATTTTGTAGGGCATCAACGCCTACAAGTTGATCATAAGCAATAGTTAAAAGCTCATTCAGTTTGAGAGGCAGGTTTGTTTCAATCAGTAATCGTATTACACCTAACGCATGCCGACGTAATGCAAAAGGATCTTTATCACCTGTGGGTTTTTCACCAATACCAATCAACCCGACAAGCGTTTCCAGCTTGTCCGCCAGCGCCACCACCACGCCTACCTGATTGCGCGGCAATTCATCGCCAGCAAAACGGGGCTTGTAGTGGTCTTCAATCGCGTAGGCAACATCATTGTCCAGCCCTTCATGCTGCGCATAGTAGCGTCCCATGATGCCTTGCAACTCGGGGAATTCACCCACCATGTCCGTTACCAGATCGGCCTTGGCGAGGCGTGCTGCCTGCGCGGCCTTGCTTGCCAGTGCGTCACCGCCCAGTTGCTGGCCGATGGCGCTGGCAATGCTGGCAACGCGGGTAGTGCGCTGGCCTTGCGAGCCCAGCTTGTTGTGGTAAACCACTTTATCCAGCGAAGCCAGACGGCTTTCCAGGGTTTTCTTGCGATCCTGGTCAAAAAAGAACTTGGCGTCGGCCAGACGTGGGCGTACTACGCGCTCATTGCCGCCGATGACGGCGCTGGCATCCTCCGGTGAAATATTGGAGACGATCAGGAATTTGTTGCTCAGCTGACCATCTGCACTCAGCAGCGGGAAGTACTTCTGGTTGGCTTTCATGGTCAGAATCAGGCATTCCTGCGGTACTTGCAGGAATTCGTCTTCAAACTGGCCCAGCAAGACATTGGGGCGCTCTACCAGCGCGGTCACCTCATCCAGCAAGGCTTCATCCTGGATGGGAGTTAACTGGGGACCGGCCTTGGCGGCAGCGGCTGTTAGCTGGCGAACGATCTCGGCGCGACGCTCAGCAAAGCTGGCAATCACGGCGCCCTCAGTGTGCAGTTGCTCGGCGTAGTGGTCTGCATGACGCAGCGTCACCGGGCTGACCTTGGCTTCAAAGCGGTGGCCTTGCGTGGTGTTGCCAGACTGCAAGCCGAGCACGCTGGCCGGGATGACTTCACTGCCATGCAGCGCCACCAGGCCATGGGCGGGACGTACAAAATTGACGCTGGTCCAGCCATCTTGCAGCTGGTAGGTCATCACCTTGGGGATAGGCAGCTTGGCAAGCGCTTCGTCCAGCGCTTTCTGCAGACCTTCGCTCAGGGGCGCGCCCGCGGCAGTGCCTTCCAGAAACAGAATGTCTGCCTTGCCGTCGTGCTCACGCTTGAGCTGGCTGACAGCAGATTCATCCGCGCCCAGTGCGGTCAGTTTTTTTAGCAGCGCGGGCGTGGCCTTGCCGTTGGCGTCCAAGCCTACTGTGGCAGGCATCAGTTTGTGGGACAAGGACTTGTCTGCTGCCTTGGCGACCACATCGCTGATATGCGCCGCCAGGCGCCGCGGCGAGGCATAGGCCGTGACCTGCGATGTCTCGCTGGTCAAGCCCTGCGATTTCAGTACCTCGAACAGGGTGGTGGAGAATGCGTCACCCAGCTTGTTAAGGGCCTTGGGTGGGAGTTCTTCTACAAACAATTCAACTAACAGATTCTGCTTCATGCGGCGGCCTTCTTATCCAACTGTGCCAATACTTCATCTGCCCATGCTTTTGGGGCCATGGGGAAGCCGAGGCGGGCGCGGCTATCCAGGTAACTTGCGGCGACAGCACGGGCGAGATTGCGGATGCGGCCGATGTACGCAGCGCGCTCCGTGACCGAAATGGCCCCACGCGCATCCAGCAGGTTAAAGGTATGGGCGGCTTTTAGCACTTGCTCGTAGGCGGGCAGCGCCAATTGATGTTCCATCAGATGTTGCGCCTGCTTCTCGTGGGCGTTGAACGCGGTGAACAGGAAGTCGGCATCGCTGTGCTCAAAGTTGTAAGTCGATTGCTCGACTTCGTTTTGTTTGAACACGTCGCCATAAGACAGGTCGCGGGCACCATGCAGGCCTTTGGCATAGACCAGGTCATACACGTTTTCCACGCCTTGCAGATACATGGCGAGACGCTCCAGACCATAGGTGATTTCACCCGTGATCGGTTTGCAGTTGATGCCTCCGACTTGCTGGAAGTAGGTGAATTGCGTCACCTCCATGCCATTCAGCCAGACTTCCCAGCCCAGGCCCCAGGCGCCCAGTGTCGGGTTTTCCCAGTCATCTTCCACAAAACGGATGTCGTTTTTCTTGAGATCGAAACCGAGGGCTTCCAGCGAGCCCAGGTAAAGCTCCAGAATATTGTCAGGTGCAGGTTTAAGCACGACCTGGAACTGATAGTAATGCTGCAGGCGGTTCGGGTTTTCACCATAGCGGCCATCCTTGGGGCGGCGGCTGGGCTGAACATAGGCGGCTTTCCAGGGCTCAGGGCCCAGGGCGCGCAGGAAGGTGGCCGTATGCGAGGTGCCCGCGCCGACTTCCATGTCGTAAGGTTGCAGCAAGGCGCAGCCCTGGGCATCCCAGTATTGCTGCAGCTTGAGAATAATCTGTTGAAATGTCAGCATATTTCCATTTCTGAATCTTGGTGAATGATCCGGCAGCCAGCGGGCTGCCAGACAGTGTTGGCCGGGCCGATTTTCATGGTGTTTTAACGGCCTGCATGCAAGGCAAATAACCGCTAATTCTACTTGGTTTTACGGCCCCACAAAAGAGCGAGACTGCCCGCCAGCAGGATGAGCAAGGGCCAGTTGCCAAAGCGCACATAAGGCGTGGTGCCCACGTAAGCTTGCGCCTCGCCCTCAAGTGTCGTGGCGATAAAGTGCGGCGCATGTGCCAGCACCTCGCCCTTGGGGTTGATAATGGCGGTGGCGCCGGTATTGGTACTGCGCAGCATCATGCGCGCCGTTTCTATTGCCCGCATCTGGGAGAACTGCAAATGCTGGTAGGCCGCAATGGATTCGCCATACCAGGCGTCATTGCTGGTATTCACCAGCACGCTGGCCTGTGGCAGCTGGCGGATGATTTCTTCACCAAACACATCTTCGTAGCAGATATTGACTGCCACGCGCTGCCCGGCGACCTGCATGGGTTGCTGATCCAGCCCGCCACGGGCCACATCCGCCAGTGGCATATTGAGCCAGTCGCGGTAGATCCAGCCGAATACCCGCTTCAGGGGAATGAACTCGCCAAATGGCACCAGGTGCGATTTGCGGTAAAACTGGGTATCGGCACTGCCTACGCTCATCATGCTGTTGTAGTACTGCTCGTGCTCGTATTCCACCACCCCGATGAGAATATCGCCGCCATTGGTCTGGGCATGCTTTTTCAGGCCATCAAGGTAGTTTTGCGGGACTTGCTGCAGCAAAACGGATAAGGCAGTTTCCGGCAGGATGATGAGTCTGGCCTGGCTCGCCAGCGCCATATCGTAATACTGGCGCATGCTGCGCAGCACTTCTTCTTCGTTCCATTTTTTATCTTGCGACACATTGCCTTGCAGCAAGGCGATACTGACCGGCTCACCTTCAGGCTGACTCCATTCGATCTGTTTCAAGGCCCAGCCGCAGCCTATCAGTACGACCATTAAAACGACGCCTGGGCGCCTGCGGGGCGGATGCAAGTACACGCTAACCAGCAGGCTGGCCAGCAGCGCTACCACCAGCGATACGCCATACGCGCCGATAATCGGCGCATAACCTGCCAGCGGACTGTCGGGTACTTGCGTATAGCCTATGCTCAGCCATGGGAAGCCGGTGAATATCCAGCTTCTTACCCATTCAGAAAGCGCCCATAGCAAGGGTAGCGCGATCAGCACTTGGTGCGTAGGTCGACTGCGCGCGAGCGCGGCGACGATTGCCGGGAAAAGTGCCAGGAACGCACAAAGCAGGAACGTCGCCAGCCCGGCCATCCAGAACGGCATGCCGCCAAAATCATGCAGGCTGATGTAGATCCAGTAAATGCCAGCGCCAAACAATCCCAGGCCGTAGGTGAATCCCAGCCATGCGGCCTGTCGACCATGTGCCGCGGTGGTTACCAGGTAGAAAAATCCGGCGAGTGACAATACACCAGCCGGGTAAATATAAAAGGGAGCAAAGCCGATGACGGTAGATGCGCCTAGCAGGATGGCCAGCACATGTCTGGCCCATAAGGGCTTGAATAGGGTAAGCAAAGTCGTGAGTGCAGAGAGATGAAATTGGCTGCCAGTATACCTGATGGCGGACGGCTGAACCGGCAGCAGGAAGCTG
This genomic window contains:
- the glyS gene encoding glycine--tRNA ligase subunit beta, coding for MKQNLLVELFVEELPPKALNKLGDAFSTTLFEVLKSQGLTSETSQVTAYASPRRLAAHISDVVAKAADKSLSHKLMPATVGLDANGKATPALLKKLTALGADESAVSQLKREHDGKADILFLEGTAAGAPLSEGLQKALDEALAKLPIPKVMTYQLQDGWTSVNFVRPAHGLVALHGSEVIPASVLGLQSGNTTQGHRFEAKVSPVTLRHADHYAEQLHTEGAVIASFAERRAEIVRQLTAAAAKAGPQLTPIQDEALLDEVTALVERPNVLLGQFEDEFLQVPQECLILTMKANQKYFPLLSADGQLSNKFLIVSNISPEDASAVIGGNERVVRPRLADAKFFFDQDRKKTLESRLASLDKVVYHNKLGSQGQRTTRVASIASAIGQQLGGDALASKAAQAARLAKADLVTDMVGEFPELQGIMGRYYAQHEGLDNDVAYAIEDHYKPRFAGDELPRNQVGVVVALADKLETLVGLIGIGEKPTGDKDPFALRRHALGVIRLLIETNLPLKLNELLTIAYDQLVGVDALQNITQNNGASSTTFFAPETPSILAGFIYDRLSGSLREQGYSVQEVDAVLALEPQQLSDIAKRLEAVRAFAALPEAESLAAANKRVGNILKKAEGDVQASINQSLLVEPAEQALAQALASVTPQADAAFAAGDYRASLQALAALRTPVDAFFDGVMVNAEDPALKANRLGLLASLHQAMNRVADLSRLAG
- the glyQ gene encoding glycine--tRNA ligase subunit alpha produces the protein MLTFQQIILKLQQYWDAQGCALLQPYDMEVGAGTSHTATFLRALGPEPWKAAYVQPSRRPKDGRYGENPNRLQHYYQFQVVLKPAPDNILELYLGSLEALGFDLKKNDIRFVEDDWENPTLGAWGLGWEVWLNGMEVTQFTYFQQVGGINCKPITGEITYGLERLAMYLQGVENVYDLVYAKGLHGARDLSYGDVFKQNEVEQSTYNFEHSDADFLFTAFNAHEKQAQHLMEHQLALPAYEQVLKAAHTFNLLDARGAISVTERAAYIGRIRNLARAVAASYLDSRARLGFPMAPKAWADEVLAQLDKKAAA
- the lnt gene encoding apolipoprotein N-acyltransferase; the encoded protein is MLTLFKPLWARHVLAILLGASTVIGFAPFYIYPAGVLSLAGFFYLVTTAAHGRQAAWLGFTYGLGLFGAGIYWIYISLHDFGGMPFWMAGLATFLLCAFLALFPAIVAALARSRPTHQVLIALPLLWALSEWVRSWIFTGFPWLSIGYTQVPDSPLAGYAPIIGAYGVSLVVALLASLLVSVYLHPPRRRPGVVLMVVLIGCGWALKQIEWSQPEGEPVSIALLQGNVSQDKKWNEEEVLRSMRQYYDMALASQARLIILPETALSVLLQQVPQNYLDGLKKHAQTNGGDILIGVVEYEHEQYYNSMMSVGSADTQFYRKSHLVPFGEFIPLKRVFGWIYRDWLNMPLADVARGGLDQQPMQVAGQRVAVNICYEDVFGEEIIRQLPQASVLVNTSNDAWYGESIAAYQHLQFSQMRAIETARMMLRSTNTGATAIINPKGEVLAHAPHFIATTLEGEAQAYVGTTPYVRFGNWPLLILLAGSLALLWGRKTK